In a genomic window of Syngnathus typhle isolate RoL2023-S1 ecotype Sweden linkage group LG4, RoL_Styp_1.0, whole genome shotgun sequence:
- the LOC133152853 gene encoding zinc finger protein 260-like, with protein MSARTTAKYVKEKDRSRRQLEHLWLQPYVVLRRADISEAIRPKQEELDRTGIKEEDVGKEVHHFNEQMEQKFLSTIKEEEEPERPCQKEDGEDSCDIKKEEEDTCEMPLTGVLVKRLDEAQREVSKGAEPPSCSSSPHMTREGDGDNCGGSQAAPLSDSDDVLSHVPAAADDDDSQNKHRQCSHCGIFFRHSSSLKQHMRMHTKNKNFCCSDSCKKFSQSGSLTMHTKIHTGEKPFSCSVFGQKFSERGSLNKHTRMHTGEKPFSCSVCGQMFSQRGGLNVHTRIHTGEKPFSCSICGQKFSIKGHLNSHTRIHTGEKPFSCSVCGQKFSQRGALNRHTRIHTGEKPFSCSICGQKFSIKGHLNSHTRIHTGEKPFSCSVCGQKFSRRGDLNTHTRTHTGEKPFSCTVCGQRFSESASLNRHTRIHTGEKPFSCSVCGQKFSERASLNRHTRIHTGEKPFSCSVCGQKFSRRENLNTHTRTHTGEKPFSCSVCGQTFSQWGDLKRHTRIHTGEKPFSCSVCGQKFSLSGSLKIHTRIHTGEKPFSCSVCGQKFSQRGDLNTHTRIHTGEKPFSCSVCGQKFSIKRHLNRHTRIHTGEKPFSCSVCGQKFSRRENLNTHTRTHTGEKPFSCSVCGQKFSQWGDLKRHTRIHTGEKPFSCSVCGQKFSHEGNLNRHTRIHTGEKPF; from the exons ATGTCTGCAAGGACCACAGCAAAGTACGTGAAGGAAAAGGACCGCAGTCGTCGACAACTGGAacatctttggctgcagccttatgttgtgttgcgCAGAGCAG acatcagtgaagctaTTCGTCCTAAGCAGGAGGAGCTGGACCGCACAGgcattaaagaggaagatgtgggcaaagaggtacaccacttcaatgaacaaatggagcagaagtttctttccactataaaagaggaggaagagccggagCGGCCTTGTCAGAAAGAGGACGGAGAGGACTCCTGCGAcatcaaaaaggaggaggaagatacctgtgagatgccattgactggtgtACTTGTGAAGCGTTTAGATGAGGCTCAACgtgaggtgagcaaaggggcggagcctccaagctgcagctcTAGTCCACATATGAccagagaaggtgatggagacaACTGTGGTGGATCACAAGCAGCTCCACTATCCGATAGTGATGACGTGTTGTCACatgttcctgctgctgctgatgatgatgactctcaaaacaaacacaggcaatgTTCTCACTGTGGAATTTTTTTCCGTCATAGCAGTAgtttgaaacaacacatgagaatgcacacaaaaaacaaaaacttttgcTGTTCAGATTCTTgcaaaaaattctctcagagtGGATCTTTAACAATGCACACaaaaatccacactggtgagaaacctttttcatgctcagtttttggccaaaaattctctgagaggggaagtttaaataagcacacaagaatgcacactggcgagaaacctttttcatgctcagtttgtggccaaatgttTTCTCAGCGGGGAGGTTTAAatgtgcacacaagaatccacactggcgagaaacctttttcatgctcaatttgtggccagaaattctctatAAAGGGACACTTAAacagtcatacaagaatccacactggcgagaaacctttctcgtgctcagtttgtggccaaaaattctctcagaggggagcGTTAaacaggcacacaagaatccacactggcgagaaacctttttcatgctcaatttgtggccagaaattctctatAAAGGGACACTTAAacagtcatacaagaatccacactggcgagaaacctttttcatgctcagtttgtggccagaaattctctcgGAGGGGAgatttaaacacgcacacaagaacccacactggcgagaaacctttctcatgcacagtttgtggccaaagattctctgagaGTGCAAGTTTaaataggcacacaagaatccacactggcgagaaacctttttcatgctcagtttgtggccaaaaattctctgagaGGGCAAGTTTaaataggcacacaagaatccacactggcgagaaacctttttcatgctcagtttgtgggcaaaagttctctcggagggaaaatttaaatacgcacacaagaacccacactggcgagaaacctttctcatgctcagtttgtggccaaacattCTCTCAATGGGGagatttaaaaaggcacacaagaatccacactggcgagaaacctttttcatgctcagtttgtggccagaaattctctctGAGTGGATctttaaaaattcatacaagaatccacactggcgagaaacctttttcatgctcagtttgtggccagaaattctctcagaggggagatttaaacacgcacacaagaatccacactggcgagaaacctttttcatgctcagtttgtggccaaaaattctctataAAGAGACACTTaaataggcacacaagaatccacactggcgagaaacctttttcttgctcagtttgtgggcaaaagttctctcggagggaaaatttaaatacgcacacaagaacccacactggcgagaaacctttctcatgctcagtttgtggccaaaaattctctcaatgGGGagatttaaaaaggcacacaagaatccacactggcgagaaacctttttcatgctcagtttgtggccaaaaattctctcacgaGGGAAATTTaaataggcacacaagaatccacactggtgagaaacctttttaa
- the LOC133152856 gene encoding gastrula zinc finger protein XlCGF57.1-like encodes MSVRTTAKYVKEKDRSRRQLEHLWLQPYVVLRRADISEAIHPKHEEPDRTGIKEEDVGKEVHHVNERMEQKFLCSMREEEEPERPCQKEDSCDIKKEEEDTCEMPLTGGLVKRLDEAQREVSKGAEPPGCSSSPHMTREGDGDHCGGSQAAPLSDSDDVLSHVPAAADDDDSQNKHRQCSHCGFFFPHSSSFKQHMRMHTRKKNLSCSDSGKKFSQSGSLTMHARIHTGEQPFSYSVCGQKFSRRGSLNMHTRIHTGEKPFSCSVCGKKFSERGRLNTHTRNHTGEKPFSCSVCGQKFSLSGSLKNHTRIHTGEKPFSCSVCGQRFSQSGSLNTHTRIHTGEKPFSCSVCGQRFSERGSLKKHTRIHTGEKPFSCSVCCQKFSERASLNRHTRIHTGEKPFSCSVCGQKFSQRGNLNTHARIHTGEKPFSCTVCGQKFSQRGSLNMHTRIHTGEKPFSCSVCGQNFSERGSLNRHTRIHTGEKPFSCSVCGQKFSIKRNLNSHTRIHSGEKPFSCSVCGQKFSIKRHLDRHTRIHTGEKPFSCSVCGQKFSIKGNLNSHTRIHTGEKPFSCSVCGQKFSQRGDLNTHTRIHTGEKPFSCSVCGQKFSHRGNLNRHTRIHTGEKPF; translated from the exons ATGTCTGTAAGGACCACAGCAAAGTACGTGAAGGAAAAGGACCGCAGTCGTCGACAACTGGAacatctttggctgcagccttatgttgtgttgcgCAGAGCAG acatcagtgaagctaTTCATCCTAAGCACGAGGAGCCAGACCGCACAGgcattaaagaggaagatgtgggcaAAGAGGTCCACCACGTCAATGAACGaatggagcagaagtttctttgctctatgagagaggaggaagagccggagCGGCCTTGTCAGAAAGAGGACTCCTGCGAcatcaaaaaggaggaggaagatacctGCGAGATGCCATTGACTGGTGGACTTGTGAAGCGTTTAGATGAGGCTCAACgtgaggtgagcaaaggggcggagcctccaggctgcagctcaagtccacatatgaccagagaaggtgatggagaccactgtgggggatcacaagcagctccactatcagatagtgatgacgtgttgtcacatgttcctgctgctgctgatgatgatgactctcaaaacaaacacaggcaatgttctcactgtggatttttttttcctcatagcAGTAGTTTCAAACAACACATGAGAatgcacacaagaaagaaaaacctttcctgtTCAGATTCTGgcaaaaaattctctcagagtGGATCTTTAACAATGCacgcaagaatccacactggtgagcaACCTTTTTCATACTCAGTTTGTGGGCAAAAGTTCTCTCGGAGGGgaagtttaaatatgcacacaagaatccacactggtgagaaacctttttcatgctcagtttgtggcaagaaattctctgagaggggacgtttaaatacgcacacaagaaaccacactggtgagaaacctttttcatgctcagtttgtggccagaaattctctctGAGTGGATCTTTAAAaaatcatacaagaatccacactggcgagaaacctttttcatgctcagtttgtggccaaagattctctcagagcggaagtttaaatacgcacacaagaatccacactggcgagaaacctttttcatgctcagtttgtggccaaagattctctgagaggggaagtttaaaaaagcacacaagaatccacactggtgagaaacctttttcatgctcagtttgttgccaaaaattctctgagaGGGCAAGTTTaaataggcacacaagaatccacactggcgagaaacctttctcatgctcagtttgtggccaaaaattctctcagagggggAATTTAAATACGCacgcaagaatccacactggtgagaaacctttttcatgcacagtttgtggccaaaaattctctcagaggggaagtttaaatatgcacacaagaatccacactggtgagaaacctttttcatgctcagtatGTGGCCAAAACTTCTCTGAAAGGGGAAGTTTaaataggcacacaagaatacacactggcgagaaacctttttcatgctcagtttgtggccaaaaattctctataAAGAGAAACTTAAacagtcatacaagaatccacagtggcgagaaacctttttcatgctcagtttgtggccaaaaattctctataAAGAGACACTTAgataggcacacaagaatccacactggcgagaaacctttttcatgctcagtttgtggccaaaaattctctataAAGGGAAACTTAAacagtcatacaagaatccacactggcgagaaacctttctcgtgctcagtttgtggccaaaaattctctcagaggggagatttaaacacgcacacaagaatccacactggcgagaaacctttctcatgctcagtttgtggccaaaaattctctcacagGGGAAATTTaaataggcacacaagaatccacactggtgagaaacctttttaa
- the LOC133152855 gene encoding gastrula zinc finger protein XlCGF57.1-like, producing MSVRTTAKYVKEKDRSRRQLEHLWLQPYVVLRRADISEAIHPKHEEPDRTRIKEEDVGKEVHHVNEQMEQKFLCSIREEEEPERPCQKEDGEDSCDIKKEEEDTCEMPLTGGLVKRLDEAQREVSKGAEPPSCSSSPHMTREGDGDHCGGSQAAPLSDSDDVLSHVPAAASDDDSHNKHRQCSHCGIFFRHSSRLKQHMRMHTRNKNFSCSDSGKKFSQSGSLTMDARIHTGEQPFSCSVCGQKFSHRGNLNRHTRIHTGERPFSCSVCGQKFSERGSLNTHTRIHTGERPFSCSVCGQKFSERGSLNTHTRIHTGEKPFSCSVCGQKFSLSGSLKNHTRIHTGEKPFSCSVCGQKFSLSGSLKNHTRIHTGEKPFSCSVCGQKLSQKNHLKRHTRIHTGEKPFSCSVCGQKFSERGNLNRHTRIHTGEKPFSCSVCGQMFSQRGGLNVHTRIHTGEKPFSCSVCGQKFSRRGDLNTHTRIHTGEKPFSCSVCGQRFFERRSLNTHTKVHTGEKPFSCSVCGQKFSQRGNLNTHTRIHTGEKPFSCTVCGQKFSQRGSLNMHTRIHTGEKPFSCSVCGQKFSQRGSLNMHTRIHTGEKPFSCSVCGQKFSIKRNLNSHTRIHTGEKPF from the exons ATGTCTGTAAGGACCACAGCAAAGTACGTGAAGGAAAAGGACCGCAGTCGTCGACAACTGGAacatctttggctgcagccttatgttgtgttgcgCAGAGCAG acatcagtgaagctaTTCATCCTAAGCACGAGGAGCCAGACCGCACtcgcattaaagaggaagatgtgggcaaagaggtccaccacgtcaatgaacaaatggagcagaagtttctttgctctataagagaggaggaagagccggagCGGCCTTGTCAGAAAGAGGACGGAGAGGACTCCTGCGAcatcaaaaaggaggaggaagatacctGCGAGATGCCATTGACTGGTGGACTTGTGAAGCGTTTAGATGAGGCTCAACgtgaggtgagcaaaggggcggagcctccaagctgcagctcaagtccacatatgaccagagaaggtgatggagaccactgtggggGATCACAAGCAGCTCCACTATCAGATAGTGATGACGTCTTGTCACATGTTCCTGCTGCTGCGTCTGATGATGACTCTCACAACAAACACAGGCAATGTTCTCACTGTGGAATTTTTTTCCGTCATAGCAGTAGGTTGAAACAACACATGAGAATGCACACAAGAAACAAAAACTTTTCCTGTTCAGATTCTGgcaaaaaattctctcagagtGGATCTTTAACAATGGacgcaagaatccacactggtgagcaacctttttcatgctcagtttgtggccaaaaattctctcacagGGGAAATTTaaataggcacacaagaatccacactggtgagagacctttttcatgctcagtttgtggccagaaattctctgagaggggaagtttaaatacgcacacaagaatccacactggtgagagacctttttcatgctcagtttgtggccagaaattctctgaGAGGGGGAgtttaaacacgcacacaagaatccacactggtgagaaacctttttcatgctcagtttgtggccagaaattctctctGAGTGGATCTTTAAAaaatcatacaagaatccacactggcgagaaacctttttcatgctcagtttgtggccagaaattctctctGAGTGGATCTTTAAAaaatcatacaagaatccacactggcgagaaacctttttcctgctcagtttgtggccaaaaattatCTCAGAAGAAccatttaaaaaggcacacaagaatccacactggtgagaaacctttttcatgctcagtttgtggccaaaaattctctgagaggggaaatttaaataggcacacaagaatccacactggcgagaaacctttttcatgctcagtttgtggccaaatgttTTCTCAGCGGGGAGGTTTAAatgtgcacacaagaatccacactggcgagaaacctttttcatgctcagtttgtggccagaaattctctcgGAGGGGAgatttaaacacgcacacaagaatccacactggcgagaaacctttttcatgctcagtttgtggccaaagattctttGAGAGGCGAagtttaaatacgcacacaaaagtccacactggtgagaaacctttttcatgctcagtttgtggccaaaaattctctcagaggggaaatttaaatacgcacacaagaatccacactggtgagaaacctttttcatgcacagtttgtggccaaaaattctctcagaggggaagtttaaatatgcacacaagaatccacactggtgagaaacctttttcatgctcagtttgtggccaaaaattctctcagaggggaagtttaaatatgcacacaagaatccacactggtgagaaacctttttcatgctcagtttgtggccaaaaattctctataAAGAGAAACTTAAacagtcatacaagaatccacactggcgagaaacctttttaa